Part of the Sebastes umbrosus isolate fSebUmb1 chromosome 3, fSebUmb1.pri, whole genome shotgun sequence genome is shown below.
AACCTCCTGTCCTATGACCCTCCTGTCCTATGACATCCTGTCCTATGACCATCCTGTCCTATGAACCTCCTGTCCTATGACCCTCCTGTCCTATGACCCTCCTGTCCTATGACCATCCTGTCTATGACCCTCCTGTCCTATGACCATGCCCGTCCTATGAACCTCCTGTCCTATGACCCTCTGCTCTATGACCATCCTGTCCTATGAACCTCCTGCTCCTATGACCCTCCTGTCCTATGACCATCCTGTCCTATGACCCTCCTGTCCTATGAACCTCCTGTCCTATGAACCCTCCTGTCCTATGACCCTCCTGTCCTAGGACCCTCCTGTCCTATGACCATCCTGTCCTATGAACCTCCTGTCCTATGACCATCCTGTCCTATGACCATCCTGTCCCTATGACCCTCCTGCTGGAGGTGAACCCTGGATGAGGTTGTGTGATTGAGGGGACGTTGtaggacagcagcagagagtcaGAGATGATAAGAAAGAGAAACTAAATGTTTATTTGTAGTTTATTTGATCATTATTCAGATACTTGAGTTTTTGTCTCATGGAGCTCCATCTGGaaacatttctattttaaaaacAGACCGCTGCTCTGTATAATCCCTCCTCATGGGTTTttataatactttataataaataaagacacaaataaacctgtgtatttattgtgtatttattattgcagAATTAAACTCCACTAAATCTATAAATCAACTCTCAATATAGAAGTTTATTTCAACTTGTAATTGTCTTCAGAGGCAGACCTCCTGTCTGTTTGACTCAGGTTGATTTCACCTGGAGACCTGTGGAGCCTCACATGGAGCTCTGCTCGGTAAGCCTCTTAGGGATCAGGAGCCAGCAGATGGAGAGCAGAATGCAGTCAGGAGCTCCTGCCTGAGCGGAGAGACCCGACGGACAACATCAACTAATCATCTCCTTCTCTTAGAAAGCAGAGCCATGCTTCCTCAGGACGTCGGGCAGCAGAAGCCACGCCGTGTGTCGGAACCGATGCTCGGGCCGGACGGTCCTCCGGTTCCGGCTCCGGTTCCGGTTCGGCGCTTCAAGACCCGGGACTTCCCTCTGAGCGTGAAGGTGAAGCGCCGGCGCTCCGGATCCGCACCTGAGCGCCGGGTGAACTGCGTCCTGGTTGGAGACGGAGCGGTGGGGAAGACCAGCCTCATCGTCAGCTACACCACCAACGGATACCCCACGGAATATGTTCCAACAGCCTTTGACAACTTCACCGGTAAAGTCTGGGGCTCGTTTTGAGCTTTACGAACACCTGAGAGTGAACTTGTTCTTCTTTAGTCGGTTACCAGTTCTCCGTGTTAAAGCCTGTAGACTGTTTGTGTTGCCTTCTTTTAACACAGACATACTGAGTGTGCTttctgtgtcctctcagtgaTGGTTGTGGTTGACGGGAAACCAGTGAGACTGCAGCTCTGTGACATGGCTGGACAGGTGagctccaccttctctctctctctctctctctctctctcacagtgtGAATATGATCAGAAGTACATCATCTAACATACCTGAACAGCTGTAGAACAGGTGCATAGTCTCCTCCTTGGAGGTCTAACCACTCACTTCTGTctttcttcatgtgtttctCGTCCTGATGTGGGAAAACGGTAGAAATGGGGTCTGGTTGATGGATCAATCAATGTGAGTCATCTGTGATCAATAATCAGTGTTACTCTGCAgttcttggtgtgtgtgtgttggttgccccctgctggactGACATCCTTTAAGACCCCTTTAGTTTAAGTCCCCCCCAAAGCTTACATCGCCCCCTGCAGGAATATTGATGAATCTATGACCCTTCTGTCACCCTGTTCTCCATCGTCCTCCTTTGGTTTCTTATCCACCATCCAACCTGTCCTATCTCtcatcatctgaaaataaaccAGATTTAGTGCCTTTTGAAACAGAAAGTCAAACAAATCCAGTTTGTCTTTTATGATGAAGTCAAGTTAAAGGGACATTTTATCTAGATCTCTCTCCAGAAACAGCGTCCCTGTAGTCTGTATAAACAGTATCCAGAAATCTCAGAAGCTCAGAGATTAACCTGGGCAGATTAAACCAAAACCATCTGCCAACATACCGGAGGAAGTAACTGAAGTTTGGGTGAATCGGccattaaacatgttttaaaggggacgtatcatGTTCATGCTGATTTTCAGGTTTGTATTtgtggtttctactagaacatgttaacatgctttaatgttctaaACCACCATCCAGCCTTTCCTATCAGGAGCTTTtatcatctgaaaataaatctGATGAACGAGCTTTAGTGCCTTTTCAAcctaaagtgaaaataaatccACACCTAGTGTGTCTTTTGTATGATGAAGTCAAGTTAAAGGGTCTATTTATGTGCAGCGTCCCTGTTAGTCTGTATAATCCACACACCTCGCTGTCAACAGCTTTTATAGGGACTGTTTCTTTGGAAGAAAGTAGATTTACCGAGAAACAGTATCAGAGATTAACCTGGGCAGATTAAACCAAAACCATCTGCCAACATACCAACGTTGGTAGGTGAGACATTTGGGTGAATCAGGCATTAAATCATGTTATCATGTTCAtgttccaggttcatacttgtattttgggtgtaTTTTGCAAGCAgagaaccagggaccaatcaggtgcattcagcGATAGGGtccgtcaccgcttgaacggcccgGTTGAGCGGAGCAGCGCGGTCCGTGACCTGGTGGACATTTAACATtgtagacatgaccactgagcCACACcgtcacagactgaccgtacacggtccagacatgtACTCGCTTTGGACCGAGTCTTTGTTAGATGAACACACAGATTAGGGAGGTCAGACAGTATTGAGagacacattgttggttttggtcttgtcGTGGGTGAAGATCTAGAATAGAGCCAGTCTCCTCCTGTGAGTGACTCAGTTTATTCTGTGTTTCTGACTTTGCCTCTTGAAGGACGAGCTGGAGCGCCTCCGACCTCTGTGCTACAAGAACGCCGatgtcttcctcctctgctaCAGCGTGGTCCGCCCCTGCTCCTTCCGCAACCTGATCCAAAGGTGGGTTCCCGAGATCCGTCAGCACTGCCCCGGAGCGCCCCTGGTCCTCGTCGGCACCCAGCTGGACCTGAGGGAGGACGTCCAGGTGCTGATTCACCTGGCACAGAACCAGCAGCGCCCGGTGGGCACCGAGGAGGGCCGGCAGCTCGCCCAGGAGCTCGGCGTGGTGGGCTTCGCCGAGTGCTCGGCGCTGACCCAGAAGAACCTGAAGGACGCTTTTGATTCGGCCATCTTGGCCAGCATCCAGCAGACGGACAGCTGTAGTGTCCAGCAGCAGAGGATGACTCTGAGGAAGAAGACGCCCGATAAGATCAAGAGCCTCTCGGAGATCTGGTGGAGGAAGATCAACTGTCTGGTGGGAGAGCAGAGCTGTGACTTCAAGTGAACAGCTGCACAACTACTAACCTGGGTCACATGTTTGCAAACCCTTTCTAGATCTGGTTAGTTTCAGCCTGCTGGCAGACGGTGccagatggggggggggggggattagcACCACACGGGACAACACAACAAGTTCCACAAAGAGCTCACAAATGCAGGTTTGTGACTCACAAGGTGCCACTTCAAATCCCCGACTGACAGTGAAAGTGTGGGTGGGGGACGTCCACTTGGTTTTCCACGTGAAGATCACTCTACTTGAATGGAGGAGCACTACGCAGGAGCACTGCGCAGGAGCACTACGCAGGAGCACTACGCAGGAGCACTGCGCAGGAGCACTACGCAGGAGCACTGCGCAGGAGCACTGCGCAGGAGCACTGCGCAGGAGCACTACGCAGGAGCACTGCGCAGCCGGTGAAAACAGCTGGGAAacgtcttctgtggctctggagaaGCTTTCAaagactgacagctgctcactTGTGTAAAGCTTTAAGTGTATAGCAGAAAGCCTTGGTTACAAACTGGGAGGGTAGAGTTTGAAAGCAGTGGGCATAGAGAGGCAAAGCCCCGGCCATCCGGTGGACCaccaaaaaatatgaacggtagtcaacggagagagataaataatCTTTTGATCCCATatattgttatcttgatagcgacgctctgattactgtaaaaagaggaGACAGAAGGCGCTGACGTCGGGGAGTCGGCTGCTCTGCTTCAGCTGAGAGAGAGTCTGTGGACGACCACAACTTCTGACAggtcagaaattcatccgactgtcTGGCGGccggtcgggaggagttaatcaGTCCtcaagcccccccccccccccccccccccgtatGCTGCACGGCAAAACGACGcccgacgaagctgaaattcggtccgactctaaaTGAGTCACACGGCTCAAGGTTCGGGCCGGAGACGGGCTGAAATCGTACAGAGTACGTCCAGCTCTCCAGGTctgatccttctttctcttcccggctgatgaACAGACCAGGAGTCTCTGGTCagacacatcaggtcagataacggtTCATCCATACATGGAACAGATCTACGTTAGCTGTTGTACAAGACGacagatgtagttcactgaacGGTTTCATACTAAACTTAATGATAcgacgacaaactgagactttctggactttataaatgatcttttaaactgactgtgtgattcatggagcaacTCAAACGGGATCAGAAcattatttgtctctctctgttgactaccgttcatatttatatattattattatttatataataaggtcacatggtggtccaccggagggggcgggacttcgcctctctatacaCCAGGCAGGAAGGTCCTAACAGGAGATGCTATTGAGTTGCTTTACACATGAAATGAACTTTGCACTGCCGACCAGCTGAAACAGCTGAAACAGCTGAAACAGCTGAAACAGCTGCTAGAAGATGGTTTCATCCTCTAGTATTTTCTACTTTTTGCTTCCTTTTCTCCCTAATTTCTGCTGTCTTGGCTTTTTTAACATGTGTTTGGATTTCCATCAGGAGCTCTCTTGTGATTTTAGGATTTTATGTGAGAAAACCACAGGGAACTTATTAGGGGTTTCTGTGTTTGCTACCTGACCTGAAGAGGATAACTCCACCCATCTGAGGCTCCCAGGAGGCTAAAACAAACCCCACAGACCTCCTCAGACCCAGGTCGGACTGTCCAACAGACTGATGAGCTAAACCTCGTGTTGTTTATCACTTTTACACCCCGACATACAAGCACTTTGTTGGACTCTTAGTTTGTAGTTATTACTtctatatttattcattgttattttcattgccgTCACTGATCATGGAATATGCTCAGATGCCTTGATTAAAGTTTATAAcaacttcatccatccatcatcttcctcttatccggggccgggtctcgggggcagcaggcttagcagggaatccagacgtccctctctccagtaacgttttccagctcctcCTGTGGGACGCTGAGGCGttcccagaccagaccagatatagaatctctccagtgtgttctgggtctaccccggggcctcttaccagttaaCTGTACTCggaaacctccaaagggaggcatcctgatcagatgttgaACCATCTCAGCTGGTCCCTTAAGAggtgaaggagcagcggctctactcccaGCTCCATccagatgtctgagctcctcaccctctctctctcagactgagctcctcaccctctctctctaagactgagctcctcaccctctctctctaagactgagctcctcaccctctctctctcagactgagctcttcaccctctctctctcagactgagctcctcaccctctctctctcagactgagctcttcaccctctctctctaagactgagctcctcaccctctctctctcagactgagctcctcaccctctctctctaagactgagctcctcaccctctctctaagactgagctcctcaccctctctctctcagactgagctcctcaccctctctctcagactgagctcctcaccctctctctctaagactgagctcctcaccctctctctctcagactgagctcctcaccctctctctctcagactgagctcctcaccctctctctctcagactgagctcctcaccctctctctcagactgagctcctcaccctctctctctaagactgagctcctcaccctctctctctcagactgagctcctcaccctctctctctcagactgagctcctcaccctctctctctcagactgagctcctcaccctctctctcagactgaggTGGCCGCCCTGACGGGTGACTGGCAGGAAGAACGGGGGAAGCTGCTGACCTTTGCCACTCCGAGCCTGGGCATCTTTAGGGAGATGAAAGGGAAGATGCTTTACGCTGCACTGGTGAAGATCAGGAACCTCAGGGCTCTGCAGGAGGTGAAGGAACATCAGTGGCAGGGAGTTCTGGGTGGGCAGAGCATGGCAGGGTTCAGGTGGAGGGTGTTTTATAAGCTTCCTCTCCAAAAGAGGTCAGGAGATCTACAGTGGAGGGTCATACATGGGGCCCTGGCAACAAACACCTTCCTGGCAAAGGTGGACTCAACTGTGGGTGGGGGGGGCCCTTTCTGTGATGTACCTGAGACTGTCATACATGTGTTTGTTCAATGTAACCGTGTTGCACCTCTGCTTGATGTTGTGAAGGTGCTCTGTGGTAAGCTGGGGAGGGTTTCTCTGTGGGTCTGTATATTCTGGGACCAATGTACTCATTCAGAAAGAGGGTGAAATGTGTGCTGCTAAACTTCCTGTTTGGTCCACATGGCTGACCAGGAGGAACCAGGTGAAGGGGAGTGGGCCTGTTGACCCAGTGATGTTGTTCAGGGGGAACCAGGTGAAGGGGAGTGGGCCTGTTTCACCCAGTGATGTTGTTCAGGGGGAACCAGGTGAAGGGGAGCGGGCCTGTTGACCCAGTGATGTTGTTCAGGGGGAACCAGGTGAAGGGGAGCGGGCCTGTTGACCCAGTGATGTTGTTCAGGGGGAACCAGGTGAAGGGGAGCGGGCCTGTTGACCCAGTGATGTTGTTCAGGGGGAACCAGGTGAAGGGGAGCGGGCCTGTTGACCCAGTGATGTTGTTCAGGGGGAACCAGGTGAAGGGGGAGCGGGCCTGTTGACCCAGTGATGTTGTTCAGGGGGCTGGTCTCTGCGCGCCTTAGAGCAGAATATGCATACTACACGCTGGTCAATGACATGGAGGGGTTTCAGAGTGTGTGGGGGGTGGAAGGGGCAGTGTGTACTGTTGGGGGGGGGATTGACTATATGTATGTGAACTGGTACGAGCTGCTGGTTCACACGGTGGGAAACTGGTTGCTACGGTTTTGTGTATTGAATTGTGTAATGTTCTATGTTTGTTAGGTGGACTGGGGTTCTGTGTAATGGCGAACAGAACGGTTCTGTGGTTTTGGGGTGATTCTAGTGGGTTGGGATGGTGGGAGGTTCTGGGTGagtggatgtgtgagtgtgtgagtgaaggtgtGTGGACGGGTGAATGAGTTGGGCTGTTTTTAGGTGTGTATTTTTTCAATCTGTTTCCCCCCTAGGCTGTCATCAACTGCTGGGTTTTAAGTGCGATGTTTAATTAAAGAacatcaaaaaagaaaaaaaaaaaaagactgagctcctcaccctctctctaagactgagctcctcaccctctctctaagactgagctcctcaccctctctctctaagactgagctcctcaccctctctctctaagactgagctcctcaccctctctctctcagactgagctcctcaccctctctctaagactgagctcctcaccctctctctaagactgagctcctcaccctctctctctaagactgagctcctcaccctctctctaagactgagctcctcaccctctctctaagactgagctcctcaccctctctctctaagactgagctcctcaccctctctctctcagactgagctcctcaccctctctctctaagactgagctcctcaccctctctctctcagactgagctcctcaccctctctctctaagactgagctcctcaccctctctctaagactgagctcctcaccctctctctctaagactgagctcctcaccctctctctctaagactgagctcctcaccctctctctctcagactgagctcctcaccctctctctaagactgagctccctcaccctctctctaagactgagctcctcaccctctctctctaagactgagctcctcaccctctctctaagactgagctcctcaccctctctctaagactgagctcctcaccctctctctctaagactgagctcctcaccctctctctctcagactgagctcctcaccctctctctctaagactgagctcctcaccctctctctctcagactgagctcctcaccctctctctcagactgagctcctcaccctctctctctaagactgagctcctcaccctctctctcagactgagctcctcaccctctctctctcagactgagctcctcaccctctctctaagactgagctcctcaccctctctctcagactgagctcctcaccctctatctcagactgagctcctcaccctctctctaagactgagctcctcaccctctctctctaagactgagctcctcaccctctctctcagactgagctcctcaccctctctctctcagactgagctcctcaccctctctctctcagactgagctcctcacactctctctcagactgagctcctcaccctctctctctaagactgagctcctcaccctctctctaagactgagctcctcaccctctctctctcagactgagctcctcaccctctctctctcagactgagctcctcaccctctgtctctcagactgagctcctcaccctctctctaagactgagctcctcaccctctctctctaagactgagctcctcaccctctctctaagactgagctcctcaccctctctctctaagactgagctcctcaccctctctctctcagactgagctcctcaccctctgtctctcagactgagctcctcaccctctctctaagactgagctcctcaccctctctctctcagactgagctcctcaccctctctctaagactgagctcctcaccctctctctctcagactgagctcctcaccctctctctctcagactgagctcctcaccctctctctaagactgagctcctcaccctctctctctcagactgagctcctcaccctctctctctcagactgagctcctcaccctctctctaagactgagctcctcaccctctctctctaagactgagctcctcaccctctctctctaagactgagctcctcaccctctctctctcagactgagctcctcaccctctctctctcagactgagctcctcaccctctctctcagactgagctcctcaccctctctctctcagactgagctcctcaccctctctctctctcagactgagctcctcaccctctctctaagactgagctcctcaccctctctctctaagactgagctcctcaccctctctctctaagactgagctcctcaccctctctctctcagactgagctcctcaccctctctctctcagactgagctcctcaccctctctctaagactgagctcctcaccctctctctctcagactgagctcctcaccctctctctctcagactgagctcctcaccctctctctaagactgagctcctcaccctctctctctaagactgagcgcctcactacccaaagctcatgaccagaGGTGAGGGTTGGGAAGTAGATAGACCGGttaatcgagagctttgccttccagctCAGCTCCTTCTGAACCACAACAGCCCGGTACAGCGCCTGCATGCTGCttgcaccgcaccgcaccgcctgtccatctcccgctccattttagggtgttttcacatcTAGTCCTTTTAAAATGAACCAAACTCAGTCCTCTTAAAGTGGACCAACAGGACTCACTTCTTTCTGCGTTtacattgtcattgtcatttgaAAGAGGATTCAGTTCTCTTTCTGTTCACTCCATAGTTTCACTGGAGCTCAGACCCACATACTGTAGTCCTGATGAAATAAATTCATTAGGCCCATAAACGTCTGAGTGGTGTTTATGGGAAATGCAGCGCTTTCGTCTAGCTGTTGCCACCGGTGTTTTACGGTGTTTTAGGATGTCCTGCCTGTGCAATCAATGGAGCATTTGGGAGCAGGACTGATACAGACAGGAAGGTTTGTCTATCCTCAAGTGGTGGTCGTAAAATGTACACatctctattttatattgtattaactgtaaaatcatctccttcaaacaacccTTTTTACTCAAATTTCTCGCCAAAATCCAAAACATTTTCTCGGATTGACGGGACGCCATTAGTCTCCAGCCTCGGCGGTACATACGGTATCTGTGGTACCTGCGGTACCGTAGAAAAATGAATACCGTCAAGACTTCAGAATCtttgcatcgacttggtaccgaagtatcggttctcgtggcATCCCTGAAGCAAACCTGGAGcgctttgtgttcacaatgtaCAGGTTAAGTGAACCGCAACGTGGACTTGAAGCGAATCAAACTCAGACCACCTCCCGAGGTTCTATGCAAACACTGGAGCAGCATTCACCTGCTTCTTCACTTCAGTCCCACAACTTCTGCTCTTGATCCTGCAGACAGAAACAGGACATGCTGGAGAGTTAATAGGGATCAAGTGGCGCTGATTGTCTCATCAGCTCTCTGATCCTCCTGACCAACTGACGCAGCCCGGCCACACTTACATGGACTTGTGTGCATAACAAAATGCATCTTTACCTCAGATACAGTTTTGGAGTGAGGCAGTCAGAGGCAGAGCGTCTCCTGGGGGTTTTTCCTGTAATCTCTGTGTCGGCAGAATGTCACCACTTCCCTGGTCTTTCCTCTCTGATTCAGAGCGGCTCCTCCGGTCCTCTAATAGGAGCAGACAGGACCACCTGGACCGGATTAGACCAGCATATGGAGCCTGATTCTCTCCCCACGGACGCCTCACACCTTGAAAAGGAAGGAGATTCCTCCACCTTCAAGGGTTTATCTTATGTGCAACCTGTAAGTAAAGAAATGTCTAGAACTTCATGaactgaggtaacaaatgacgag
Proteins encoded:
- the LOC119484457 gene encoding rho-related GTP-binding protein RhoU-like isoform X2, producing MLPQDVGQQKPRRVSEPMLGPDGPPVPAPVPVRRFKTRDFPLSVKVKRRRSGSAPERRVNCVLVGDGAVGKTSLIVSYTTNGYPTEYVPTAFDNFTVMVVVDGKPVRLQLCDMAGQDELERLRPLCYKNADVFLLCYSVVRPCSFRNLIQRWVPEIRQHCPGAPLVLVGTQLDLREDVQVLIHLAQNQQRPVGTEEGRQLAQELGVVGFAECSALTQKNLKDAFDSAILASIQQTDSCSVQQQRMTLRKKTPDKIKSLSEIWWRKINCLVGEQSCDFK
- the LOC119484457 gene encoding rho-related GTP-binding protein RhoU-like isoform X1, producing MLPQDVGQQKPRRVSEPMLGPDGPPVPAPVPVRRFKTRDFPLSVKVKRRRSGSAPERRVNCVLVGDGAVGKTSLIVSYTTNGYPTEYVPTAFDNFTVMVVVDGKPVRLQLCDMAGQKWGLVDGSINDELERLRPLCYKNADVFLLCYSVVRPCSFRNLIQRWVPEIRQHCPGAPLVLVGTQLDLREDVQVLIHLAQNQQRPVGTEEGRQLAQELGVVGFAECSALTQKNLKDAFDSAILASIQQTDSCSVQQQRMTLRKKTPDKIKSLSEIWWRKINCLVGEQSCDFK